One stretch of Zingiber officinale cultivar Zhangliang chromosome 6B, Zo_v1.1, whole genome shotgun sequence DNA includes these proteins:
- the LOC121991047 gene encoding transcription termination factor MTERF15, mitochondrial-like, which yields MKRQLYFSLFCKTVPSTSSPRPHDAALVFAVLPYSASATATAAGAASISGKHMFMAQYLVDSCGFDQEKTTEASKLLKGIQSRQQPDSVLAFLKSYGFDDASVKKLGLLGSKDALVRLFKRKQGILVYNIEKKIQPNLELLRECGLDGQKLAFILRNRPLIVAQNADFLKFLISCVEDLGVPQTSGMFHCTLCALFVVNPNKFKMQMELFWSFGWSEDDVVAAFQKYPAMPGRSLKTLQRNIEFLINEAGYASSYIATHPILLIFSLERRMIPRHGILAALKSRGHCASDYKVATYMQVSEIKFVEKYIVGYEDRYPDLSELYASLNTHKCF from the exons ATGAAGAGGCAACTTTACTTCTCCCTCTTCTGCAAAACCGTTCCTTCCACTAGTTCTCCTCGCCCCCACGATGCTGCCCTCGTCTTTGCCGTCTTGCCTTACTCGGCCTCGGCCACCGCCACCGCCGCTGGCGCCGCATCCATCAGTGGGAAGCACATGTTCATGGCTCAATACCTCGTCGACTCATGTGGCTTCGACCAGGAGAAGACCACCGAGGCCTCGAAGCTTCTCAAGGGCATCCAATCCCGGCAGCAGCCCGACTCCGTCCTTGCTTTCCTCAAAAGTTACGGCTTCGATGACGCATCAGTAAAAAAGCTC GGCCTTCTCGGATCCAAGGATGCGCTGGTGAGGCTGTTCAAGAGAAAACAAGGGATTCTTGTGTACAACATCGAGAAGAAAATCCAACCCAACCTTGAGTTGCTTCGGGAATGTGGCTTGGATGGCCAAAAGCTTGCCTTTATCTTGCGGAATCGCCCTCTGATCGTGGCACAGAATGCTGATTTCTTGAAGTTCTTGATTAGTTGCGTGGAGGACTTGGGAGTGCCACAGACATCAGGGATGTTCCATTGCACTCTGTGTGCACTCTTCGTGGTCAATCCAAATAAGTTCAAGATGCAAATGGAGTTATTCTGGAGCTTCGGGTGGTCGGAGGACGATGTTGTTGCAGCATTCCAAAAGTATCCTGCTATGCCGGGAAGGTCTTTGAAAACTTTGCAGAGAAATATAGAGTTCTTGATAAATGAAGCTGGATATGCTTCTTCTTACATTGCTACACATCCAATACTATTGATATTTAGCTTGGAGAGAAGGATGATCCCGAGACATGGGATCTTGGCAGCCTTGAAATCGAGGGGACACTGTGCAAGTGATTACAAAGTGGCAACATATATGCAGGTTTCCGAGATCAAATTTGTGGAGAAGTACATTGTCGGCTATGAGGACAGGTATCCAGATTTGAGTGAACTCTACGCAAGCTTGAACACACACAAATGCTTCTGA